The following coding sequences are from one Devosia yakushimensis window:
- a CDS encoding lytic transglycosylase domain-containing protein, with protein sequence MTDVIVANDIVDPVVTGSIGDGAVAPAADTRGSAAFRAALDLLGEDDPAGAYQAARALPDAVERRVVQWAAIYFNPGKIDYHTVQRFAADAPDFASSAIYRTRIEQALIKAEPGDSDVIAALGGATPNTIDAQVMLASAYLAEGQKERAAHIARSIWVDNFLTEEQEKVVLDKLGTLLDRDAHWARAMHLMMHDRARGSERLLGFLSDAQKSLVVARAAVSRNDADAKKQLDSVDPSMQSNPVFIFSRAQRARQFELWQSAVDWLNKAPAELPDAAEWWYERRTLVRQLLNMGQPKLAYQAAAGYTKGPDGRVVEAQFHAGWIALSFLNDPSAAKAHFTAQKALATLPDTITQANYWLARANQKLGDEAAAKAAYETAARYGTVYYGQLARAELGHKGVDMRPLPGWQDSESLFNSNQIVRAIRLLAANGKQSLAVPLLQHYGEGLKSGGELLLAARLAQEIGAHNVAISIAETADKLGIPLDLFSFPKDGLPGDAQLAADRAAVYAIARQESRFQIDAISSAGARGLMQLMPGTAKEVAGKVGVDYSPSRLVSDAAYNALLGSTYLGTQLERYDGSLVLAAAAYNAGPGNANKWIAAYGDPRADNVDPVIWVELIPFQETRKYVQRVLGNYLVYRERLGDGGLTLQQALRTIR encoded by the coding sequence GTGACCGATGTAATCGTGGCTAATGACATCGTCGACCCGGTGGTAACCGGCTCGATCGGTGATGGAGCCGTCGCGCCTGCAGCCGACACCAGGGGGTCGGCAGCCTTTCGCGCAGCGCTCGATCTGTTGGGCGAAGATGATCCGGCTGGCGCATACCAGGCGGCGCGGGCCTTGCCCGATGCCGTGGAGCGGCGGGTAGTGCAATGGGCGGCGATCTATTTCAATCCCGGCAAGATCGACTATCACACAGTCCAGCGCTTTGCGGCCGACGCGCCCGACTTTGCCTCCAGCGCCATTTATCGTACGCGGATTGAACAGGCGCTGATCAAGGCGGAACCAGGCGATAGCGACGTCATAGCGGCACTGGGCGGAGCCACACCCAATACGATCGACGCCCAGGTGATGCTTGCATCCGCCTATCTGGCGGAGGGGCAGAAAGAGCGGGCGGCCCACATCGCCCGGAGCATCTGGGTCGACAATTTCCTGACCGAAGAGCAGGAAAAGGTGGTGCTGGACAAGCTCGGGACCCTGCTTGATCGCGATGCGCATTGGGCGCGGGCGATGCATCTGATGATGCACGATCGCGCGCGGGGCAGCGAGCGCTTGCTGGGCTTTCTGAGCGATGCGCAAAAATCGCTGGTGGTGGCGCGGGCAGCAGTGTCACGCAACGATGCGGATGCCAAAAAGCAGCTCGACAGTGTCGACCCATCAATGCAGTCCAACCCGGTCTTCATATTTTCGCGGGCGCAGCGGGCGCGGCAGTTCGAGCTGTGGCAGAGCGCCGTCGACTGGCTCAACAAGGCGCCGGCCGAGCTGCCCGATGCGGCCGAGTGGTGGTATGAGCGGCGCACGCTGGTCCGCCAATTGCTCAATATGGGGCAGCCCAAACTCGCCTATCAAGCGGCCGCTGGCTACACCAAAGGCCCGGATGGCCGCGTGGTCGAGGCGCAGTTTCATGCCGGCTGGATTGCCTTGTCGTTCCTTAACGACCCTTCGGCGGCCAAGGCGCATTTCACCGCGCAGAAGGCCCTGGCAACGCTGCCAGACACGATTACGCAGGCCAATTACTGGCTGGCGCGGGCCAATCAAAAGCTGGGTGACGAGGCGGCGGCAAAGGCTGCGTACGAAACCGCGGCGCGCTATGGCACGGTTTACTATGGGCAATTGGCGCGGGCGGAGCTGGGGCATAAGGGGGTCGACATGCGCCCCCTGCCCGGCTGGCAGGACAGCGAAAGCCTGTTCAACAGCAACCAAATCGTGCGCGCCATTCGTCTTTTGGCGGCAAATGGCAAGCAGAGCTTGGCCGTTCCGCTGTTGCAGCACTATGGCGAGGGCCTCAAGAGCGGCGGCGAGCTGCTGCTGGCGGCGCGGCTGGCGCAGGAGATCGGGGCTCATAATGTGGCCATCTCGATCGCCGAGACGGCAGACAAACTGGGTATTCCGCTCGACCTGTTCAGCTTTCCCAAGGATGGACTGCCCGGTGACGCGCAGCTGGCCGCGGACCGGGCGGCCGTCTATGCCATTGCCCGGCAGGAATCGCGGTTCCAAATCGACGCGATCTCGTCGGCGGGAGCACGCGGGCTGATGCAGCTCATGCCGGGAACGGCCAAGGAAGTGGCCGGCAAGGTGGGGGTCGATTATTCGCCCAGCCGGCTGGTGAGCGACGCCGCCTATAATGCTTTGCTGGGCTCGACTTATCTGGGCACGCAGCTCGAGCGCTATGATGGCTCGCTGGTACTGGCGGCAGCGGCCTATAATGCGGGGCCGGGCAATGCCAATAAGTGGATTGCCGCCTATGGCGATCCACGGGCCGACAATGTCGATCCGGTGATCTGGGTTGAACTGATCCCGTTCCAGGAGACGCGGAAATATGTTCAGCGGGTGCTGGGCAATTATCTGGTCTATCGCGAGCGGCTGGGGGATGGCGGGCTAACGCTGCAGCAGGCGCTGCGGACAATCCGGTGA
- a CDS encoding alpha/beta fold hydrolase: MAPRRTIPDDHPAFAPLPVTRISLPAGHLRAAVHVSGRLSGRRLPVVCIPGYQRNMSDFTEFAAYFQRMGGGNWPVVLLDLPGRGRSDDRAKAEHYGSLADARDVAALLPALGIEQAVILGQGHGGQVAMALAMDHPLLVAGTVLLDSGPVADSRGIVRLRNNIQHVESLRGSKFVTAGFRRMLGGDYPGLPEARLDALMGRSHMIDRRGRARPLYDPRLIDALGNINFDDVLIAQWPLFDALSCAPLMLLRTQLTDQLRRETFDEMRRRRPDAVALTIAGQGSPALFDQREEIEAVAEFVIRTSKAALGRAA, encoded by the coding sequence ATGGCCCCCAGACGCACAATTCCCGACGACCATCCCGCTTTCGCGCCGCTGCCGGTAACCCGGATCAGCCTGCCGGCGGGACATTTGCGAGCGGCCGTTCACGTTTCCGGTCGGCTCTCGGGCCGGCGGCTGCCGGTGGTGTGCATCCCCGGTTACCAGCGCAATATGAGCGACTTCACTGAATTCGCCGCCTATTTTCAACGCATGGGCGGGGGCAATTGGCCCGTCGTACTGCTGGACCTGCCGGGTCGCGGGCGCTCGGACGACCGCGCGAAGGCGGAACATTATGGATCGCTGGCCGATGCGCGGGATGTCGCCGCCCTGCTGCCGGCACTAGGCATCGAACAGGCGGTGATCCTGGGGCAAGGCCATGGCGGACAGGTGGCGATGGCCCTGGCCATGGACCATCCGCTGCTGGTCGCCGGTACAGTATTGCTGGACTCCGGGCCGGTGGCGGATTCGCGCGGCATTGTGCGACTGCGAAACAATATTCAGCACGTGGAAAGCCTGCGCGGCAGCAAGTTCGTTACCGCCGGATTCCGCCGGATGCTGGGCGGGGATTATCCGGGGTTGCCCGAGGCGAGGCTCGATGCGCTGATGGGGCGCAGCCATATGATCGACCGGCGCGGCAGGGCACGGCCGCTTTATGATCCGCGGCTCATCGATGCGCTGGGCAACATCAATTTCGACGACGTGCTCATTGCGCAGTGGCCACTTTTCGACGCGCTGAGCTGTGCGCCGCTCATGCTGCTGCGCACCCAGCTGACCGATCAATTGCGCCGCGAGACCTTTGACGAGATGCGCCGCCGCCGCCCGGACGCCGTTGCGCTCACCATTGCCGGGCAAGGCTCCCCGGCTCTTTTCGATCAGCGCGAGGAGATTGAGGCGGTGGCGGAATTCGTCATACGCACCAGCAAGGCAGCGTTGGGACGAGCCGCCTAG
- a CDS encoding OmpA family protein, with translation MTKNFFKWHASGLTMALAATAICFAGPNAIAKDALAGQGSPRNAPASTMLLAQAQPGGSIITLDAPRITDYWMSATLQPGGVIVFDGYVPDDATRQALRQFQGADISWLKLGSGAPQHYRPAVDFGLSVLARLDEGRFALRQNVMTISGIARSSAEYQALRNDLSTRVPQGLVLAQSEIAPPYAADFAWMATKSADGTILLSGAVPSPDDEAALLAKAGSAARTGMTYASGAPNGFGGSAQTGLALLQHMTEGKVSLSGAAWTLTGTASSAADKAAIETEFATRQLAAAGWSMAIGEPLAAPPPAPYLWSAQKAADGTITLTGLVPTDALKRFLAVRAGDNAVDRTELDPAAPAGFVEDAVAAVDALAALSEGSAMFDGTAWRIEGRARDSNGGDIVAQALATATTPADRWALALAEPAPNVVEAETTTNPEPQPATIDPAYTFSATRAEGRTVLGGQVPTDADLQTLANQADSSIDALSVAPGAPADFVANAKLGLQQLARLSDGSLKYAAGVWVLSGTAPDSVTGDAIKAAVAAAGIPAEWTVTVAVPEPVAPPAVAAAPSTPPPGFANCATTLADFSARNAILYQSGAAVITAESEPALDELAVDLAACPDAVVHIEGHTDADGDEASNLALSVARAEAVIDALVTRGVNPARLYALGYGESSPIADNETPAGKRLNRRIVVTVLDEHF, from the coding sequence ATGACCAAAAATTTCTTCAAATGGCATGCGTCAGGGCTGACCATGGCTCTGGCGGCGACGGCCATTTGTTTCGCCGGCCCAAACGCCATCGCCAAAGATGCGCTCGCAGGGCAGGGGAGCCCTCGAAATGCGCCCGCCTCGACAATGCTGTTGGCCCAAGCCCAGCCCGGCGGCAGCATCATCACCCTCGATGCGCCCCGGATTACTGATTATTGGATGAGCGCCACGCTACAGCCGGGCGGCGTCATCGTTTTTGACGGTTATGTGCCAGACGATGCCACACGTCAGGCCCTGCGGCAGTTTCAGGGCGCGGATATTTCCTGGCTCAAACTGGGAAGCGGCGCGCCCCAGCACTACCGCCCGGCGGTGGATTTTGGCCTTTCGGTTCTCGCTCGCCTCGACGAAGGGCGCTTCGCGCTGCGCCAAAATGTCATGACCATCAGTGGCATAGCGCGCAGCAGCGCCGAATATCAGGCACTGCGCAACGATCTTTCCACCCGGGTGCCGCAAGGCCTCGTTCTCGCCCAGAGCGAGATTGCTCCGCCATATGCCGCCGACTTTGCCTGGATGGCGACCAAGTCCGCCGATGGCACGATTCTGCTGTCAGGCGCGGTACCCAGCCCCGATGACGAGGCCGCCTTGCTGGCCAAGGCGGGATCAGCGGCACGCACCGGCATGACCTATGCTTCCGGCGCCCCAAATGGCTTTGGTGGCTCGGCCCAAACAGGCTTGGCCCTGTTGCAGCACATGACGGAAGGCAAAGTCAGTCTCTCCGGCGCCGCCTGGACCCTCACGGGCACCGCAAGTTCCGCTGCCGACAAGGCCGCCATCGAAACGGAATTTGCCACGCGGCAATTGGCGGCGGCCGGCTGGTCCATGGCCATTGGCGAGCCCCTGGCTGCGCCGCCACCGGCGCCTTATCTCTGGTCCGCCCAGAAAGCCGCCGACGGAACCATCACCCTGACTGGATTGGTGCCCACTGATGCCCTCAAGCGGTTCCTCGCTGTGCGGGCAGGGGACAACGCCGTGGACCGTACGGAACTCGACCCCGCCGCGCCCGCCGGCTTTGTCGAAGACGCCGTCGCGGCCGTCGACGCGCTGGCGGCCTTGAGTGAAGGTAGCGCCATGTTCGACGGAACGGCATGGCGCATCGAGGGGCGGGCGCGTGACAGCAATGGCGGCGATATCGTTGCTCAGGCTCTGGCCACGGCCACGACGCCCGCTGATCGATGGGCCCTTGCCCTTGCGGAGCCGGCACCTAACGTTGTCGAAGCCGAAACTACCACCAATCCTGAACCTCAGCCCGCAACTATCGATCCGGCCTATACTTTTTCTGCCACCCGTGCCGAGGGCCGAACCGTTCTGGGCGGGCAGGTTCCCACCGATGCGGATCTACAGACGCTCGCGAACCAGGCGGATAGCTCCATCGATGCGCTTTCCGTGGCGCCGGGCGCTCCCGCCGATTTTGTCGCCAATGCTAAGCTTGGCCTGCAGCAATTGGCGCGGTTGAGTGATGGAAGCTTGAAATATGCGGCTGGCGTCTGGGTCCTGTCCGGCACAGCGCCCGACAGCGTCACCGGCGATGCCATCAAAGCGGCCGTCGCTGCAGCGGGCATTCCCGCCGAATGGACGGTCACGGTAGCGGTCCCCGAACCCGTTGCGCCTCCGGCTGTCGCTGCGGCTCCCTCCACGCCACCACCCGGCTTCGCCAACTGCGCCACCACCCTGGCTGATTTCTCCGCCCGCAATGCCATTCTCTACCAATCGGGCGCGGCCGTTATCACTGCCGAGTCCGAACCCGCGCTCGATGAATTGGCCGTTGATCTGGCGGCCTGCCCCGATGCCGTCGTTCACATCGAAGGCCATACCGATGCCGATGGTGACGAGGCGTCCAATCTCGCCCTGTCCGTGGCCCGGGCCGAGGCCGTTATCGATGCCCTGGTCACCCGCGGCGTCAATCCGGCCCGGCTCTATGCCCTGGGCTACGGCGAATCCAGCCCCATCGCCGATAACGAAACCCCCGCCGGCAAACGTCTCAATCGGCGCATCGTGGTGACAGTGCTCGACGAGCACTTCTAG
- a CDS encoding SDR family oxidoreductase, protein MTQQGKVAVITGGGSGIGRAAAIGFARAGYQVAICGRRAEALQAVAAETDAYWAACDVTDPAQVAHFFTGLRTQHPRIDVVFNNAGRFAPALPFGDIDVPTWREMIDTNLNGAFYVAREAFRAMRDQDPQGGRIINNGSISAHAPRPGAASYTTSKHAITGLTKAISLDGRAFNIACGQIDIGNAATDMTSQMNSGSLQANGTIMPEPTFDVAHVVDALLYMSGLPLGANVQFMTVMATTMPYIGRG, encoded by the coding sequence ATGACACAGCAAGGCAAAGTGGCAGTAATTACCGGAGGCGGCTCAGGAATCGGGCGAGCGGCGGCTATCGGCTTTGCCAGAGCGGGCTACCAGGTGGCCATTTGCGGGCGGCGCGCCGAGGCGCTCCAGGCGGTTGCGGCGGAGACCGATGCCTATTGGGCGGCCTGCGATGTGACGGACCCAGCGCAAGTGGCACATTTCTTTACGGGGCTGAGGACACAGCATCCGCGCATCGATGTCGTCTTCAACAATGCGGGACGGTTTGCTCCTGCCCTTCCCTTCGGCGATATCGATGTTCCGACCTGGCGCGAAATGATCGATACCAATCTCAACGGCGCTTTTTATGTCGCGCGCGAGGCGTTTCGCGCGATGCGGGATCAGGACCCGCAGGGCGGCCGGATTATCAATAACGGCTCCATCTCAGCCCATGCCCCCCGGCCGGGCGCGGCGAGCTATACCACGTCCAAGCACGCCATTACCGGGCTGACCAAGGCGATCTCGCTGGATGGGCGAGCTTTCAACATCGCTTGCGGGCAGATTGATATTGGCAATGCGGCGACCGACATGACCAGCCAGATGAACTCGGGATCGCTGCAGGCCAATGGCACAATCATGCCCGAGCCGACATTCGATGTGGCCCATGTGGTGGACGCATTGCTTTACATGAGCGGCCTGCCGCTCGGCGCCAACGTGCAGTTCATGACCGTGATGGCGACGACCATGCCCTATATCGGACGCGGCTAG
- the nagA gene encoding N-acetylglucosamine-6-phosphate deacetylase, protein MSDLLAVTGARIFDGYDWQDDAALLIEFGQVSGIVQAGAVPANAERVQLAGGMLVPGFIDLQVNGGGGILFNNAPTVESIRTICAVHAQFGTTALLPTLITDTVEVNIQAIAAGEAAAKQGVPGFLGLHLEGPHLSVARKGTHDPALIRPMDEDDLARLLAARQHLPNLLCTVAAETVTPAQIAALSDAGIIVSIGHSDASADDAAAAFASGASMATHLFNAMSQLGNREPGVVGAVLGHDTVFAGLIADGIHVHPGSIDIALRAKSGPGRIFLVTDAMSQTGTDIKTLTLNGRTITRADGALRLADGTLAGADLDMIDAVEFMHSRIGLALEEALRMASLYPAQAMNLAADHGHLRPGAIASFVHLDTGRRVLSTWIAGREVYQAGRG, encoded by the coding sequence ATGAGCGACCTCCTCGCGGTAACCGGCGCCCGCATCTTCGACGGCTACGACTGGCAGGATGATGCCGCCTTGCTGATTGAATTCGGCCAGGTCAGCGGTATCGTCCAGGCGGGCGCGGTGCCCGCCAATGCGGAAAGAGTGCAGCTTGCCGGCGGCATGCTCGTGCCCGGCTTCATCGACCTGCAGGTCAATGGCGGCGGCGGCATATTGTTCAACAATGCGCCCACGGTCGAAAGCATCCGCACTATCTGCGCCGTCCACGCCCAGTTTGGCACGACGGCGCTGCTGCCGACGCTGATCACCGATACCGTCGAGGTCAATATTCAGGCCATCGCCGCAGGCGAGGCTGCGGCCAAGCAAGGCGTTCCGGGTTTTCTCGGACTGCATCTCGAAGGTCCCCACCTCTCGGTGGCGCGCAAGGGGACGCATGATCCGGCCCTGATCCGCCCGATGGACGAGGACGATTTGGCCCGCCTGCTGGCCGCCCGCCAGCATCTGCCCAATCTGCTGTGCACCGTCGCGGCGGAAACGGTTACTCCGGCGCAGATTGCGGCGCTGTCCGATGCCGGCATCATTGTCAGTATCGGGCATTCCGACGCGTCTGCCGATGACGCCGCTGCCGCTTTCGCTTCCGGCGCCAGCATGGCCACCCATCTCTTCAACGCCATGAGCCAGTTGGGCAATCGCGAGCCTGGCGTCGTGGGTGCCGTGCTCGGTCACGATACGGTCTTTGCGGGCCTGATTGCCGATGGCATCCACGTCCATCCCGGCTCCATCGACATTGCCCTGCGCGCCAAATCCGGTCCCGGCCGCATTTTTCTCGTCACCGACGCCATGTCGCAGACCGGTACTGACATCAAGACACTGACGCTCAACGGCCGCACCATTACCCGCGCCGATGGCGCCCTGCGCCTCGCCGATGGCACCCTGGCCGGCGCCGATCTCGACATGATCGACGCGGTGGAATTCATGCATAGCCGTATCGGCCTGGCGCTTGAGGAGGCGCTGCGCATGGCCTCGCTCTATCCGGCACAAGCAATGAATCTCGCTGCTGATCACGGCCATCTGCGACCCGGCGCGATAGCCAGTTTCGTCCATCTCGATACCGGCCGTAGGGTACTCTCCACCTGGATTGCCGGCCGCGAGGTTTACCAGGCAGGGCGGGGCTAG
- a CDS encoding SIS domain-containing protein, with the protein MTSSNQTHMRREIDEIPGAVANFLDKSAPVIAEAALALRSSDPSLVATVARGSSDHASTYLKYAIELTLGLPVASIGPSIASIYNKQLRLDRAVTIAISQSGKSPDIVGMAQSAKRGGATTIAITNTAGSPLAESADFTIDLHAGLEKSVAATKTFATSIVAGLALLAEWSDDADLSRAVHALPESLAAAVACDWSELIGALDGHNALYVLGRGPGWAIANEAALKFKETCGVQAESYSSAEVMHGPVSIVTPGYPVLALAARDAAEPSVAEMAHKLAGQGALAFLTSDRPGPATRLPFAPTGHPITDPLALIVSFYGFVEALARHRGLNPDEPRLLKKVTETV; encoded by the coding sequence ATGACGTCCAGCAACCAGACCCATATGCGCCGTGAGATCGACGAGATTCCGGGCGCGGTGGCAAACTTCCTCGACAAGAGCGCGCCGGTGATAGCCGAAGCCGCGCTTGCCTTGCGGAGCAGCGATCCCTCCCTGGTCGCCACAGTGGCCCGTGGTTCCTCCGACCACGCCTCCACTTATTTGAAATACGCCATCGAGCTGACCCTTGGACTGCCCGTGGCATCCATCGGGCCCTCGATCGCTTCAATCTATAATAAGCAGCTGCGGCTCGACCGCGCCGTGACCATCGCGATTTCCCAATCCGGCAAGAGCCCCGACATTGTCGGCATGGCTCAATCCGCCAAGCGCGGTGGCGCCACCACCATCGCCATCACCAATACGGCCGGTTCGCCCTTGGCCGAAAGCGCCGATTTCACCATTGATCTGCATGCCGGCCTCGAAAAGTCGGTTGCCGCCACCAAGACGTTCGCCACCTCGATCGTGGCGGGGCTGGCCCTGCTAGCCGAGTGGAGCGACGACGCGGACCTGTCTCGCGCCGTCCACGCCTTGCCGGAGTCCCTGGCGGCCGCGGTCGCCTGCGATTGGTCTGAACTGATCGGTGCGCTCGATGGCCACAATGCGCTCTATGTTCTGGGACGTGGACCCGGTTGGGCCATCGCCAATGAAGCAGCTCTCAAGTTCAAGGAAACCTGCGGCGTGCAGGCCGAGTCCTATAGCTCCGCCGAAGTCATGCATGGCCCGGTCTCCATCGTAACGCCCGGCTATCCCGTGCTGGCGCTGGCCGCCCGCGACGCGGCAGAGCCCTCGGTTGCCGAAATGGCCCATAAGTTGGCGGGGCAGGGTGCCCTGGCTTTCCTCACCAGCGACCGCCCGGGTCCCGCCACGCGCCTGCCCTTCGCGCCCACCGGCCATCCCATCACCGATCCTCTCGCCCTCATCGTCTCCTTCTATGGTTTCGTCGAGGCCCTGGCGCGCCATCGCGGCCTCAACCCCGATGAGCCACGCCTGCTCAAAAAGGTCACCGAAACGGTATGA
- a CDS encoding GntR family transcriptional regulator codes for MADLTNSLFFEGPVVLPTGGPLYLQLKRWIEDAINKGVISPGDALPSERDLALKVDVSRVTVRKAVLQLVQDGILVQRHGSGTFVAPQPQRVEQSLSQLTSFTEDMARRGMAVRSEWLDRGLYLPSPEETVILGLSPGEHVSRISRLRLTGDTPLAIERASLSARVLPDPQVVTDSLYRLLERSGNRPIRAIQRIRAANLGIEDADLLQVPVGSASLNIERTSYLASGRVIEFTRSIYRGDTYDFVAELRIGDTPSSGGPKP; via the coding sequence GTGGCTGACCTGACCAATAGTCTGTTTTTCGAGGGCCCGGTGGTTTTGCCCACTGGTGGTCCGCTCTATCTCCAACTCAAGCGCTGGATCGAGGATGCCATCAACAAGGGCGTCATCAGCCCAGGCGATGCGCTGCCCTCCGAGCGTGACCTGGCGCTCAAGGTCGATGTGTCGCGTGTCACCGTGCGCAAGGCCGTCCTCCAGCTGGTCCAGGATGGAATTCTGGTGCAGCGCCATGGCTCGGGCACGTTCGTTGCTCCCCAGCCGCAGCGGGTCGAGCAATCGCTGTCCCAGCTCACCTCCTTCACCGAGGATATGGCCCGGCGCGGCATGGCGGTGCGCTCCGAATGGCTCGATCGCGGCCTTTACCTTCCCTCGCCGGAGGAAACCGTGATTCTCGGCCTGTCACCCGGCGAGCACGTGTCGCGCATTTCCCGCCTTCGCCTCACCGGCGATACGCCCCTTGCCATCGAGCGGGCCAGCCTTTCCGCCCGCGTACTGCCCGATCCGCAGGTGGTCACGGATTCGCTCTACAGGCTGCTGGAGCGGTCCGGTAACCGGCCCATCCGCGCCATCCAGCGCATCCGGGCGGCCAATCTGGGCATTGAGGATGCTGATCTGCTGCAGGTGCCGGTTGGCTCCGCAAGCCTCAATATCGAGCGCACATCCTATCTGGCGTCCGGCCGGGTTATCGAGTTCACCCGCTCCATCTATCGGGGCGATACCTATGACTTCGTCGCCGAATTGCGTATCGGGGACACGCCGTCGAGTGGAGGCCCCAAGCCATGA
- a CDS encoding SRPBCC family protein, with protein sequence MTTQDNAAQNTDRDLVLTRLIDAPREKLYAAWTQPELLTQWFAPKPWSTPKAVLDVRVGGASVVTMADENGTEYPNPGQYLEVVPNEKLVFTDAYIGDWAPSAKPFMTVVLTFTPEAGKTRYTAIVHHWTAEDRKTHEEMGFHEGWGQCTDQLEELVKRI encoded by the coding sequence ATGACGACCCAAGACAATGCCGCCCAGAACACCGACCGTGACCTGGTGCTGACTCGTTTGATCGATGCGCCGCGCGAAAAGCTTTATGCGGCATGGACCCAGCCGGAGCTGCTGACGCAATGGTTCGCTCCCAAGCCCTGGTCGACGCCCAAGGCCGTGCTCGACGTGCGCGTCGGTGGGGCAAGCGTGGTGACCATGGCCGACGAAAACGGCACGGAATATCCCAATCCCGGGCAATATCTGGAAGTCGTGCCCAATGAGAAGCTGGTCTTTACCGATGCCTATATCGGCGACTGGGCGCCTTCGGCCAAGCCGTTCATGACGGTGGTGCTGACCTTCACGCCGGAAGCGGGCAAGACGCGCTACACGGCCATTGTCCACCACTGGACGGCAGAAGATCGCAAGACCCATGAGGAAATGGGTTTTCACGAAGGATGGGGTCAGTGCACCGATCAGCTCGAAGAGCTGGTCAAGCGAATCTGA
- a CDS encoding GlsB/YeaQ/YmgE family stress response membrane protein, whose amino-acid sequence MGFDGVGWLAAIIIGGVAGWLAKQFMQTNTGLLMNIILGIVGAIVASLVLGLLGISFGGWIGYLIAGFIGACIIIAIGRAVAR is encoded by the coding sequence ATGGGTTTTGACGGTGTAGGCTGGCTTGCGGCCATCATTATCGGCGGTGTTGCCGGATGGCTTGCCAAGCAGTTCATGCAGACCAATACCGGCCTGCTGATGAACATCATCCTGGGTATTGTCGGCGCCATTGTCGCAAGCCTGGTGCTCGGTCTATTGGGCATCTCGTTCGGCGGATGGATCGGCTACCTGATCGCCGGCTTCATCGGCGCTTGCATCATCATCGCAATCGGCCGCGCTGTTGCGCGCTGA